In Oncorhynchus clarkii lewisi isolate Uvic-CL-2024 chromosome 16, UVic_Ocla_1.0, whole genome shotgun sequence, one genomic interval encodes:
- the LOC139367461 gene encoding D(5)-like dopamine receptor, producing MEKSDNQTAGAETDSSGRSVRALTGCVLFILIVSTLLGNTLVCAAVIKFRHLRSKVTNFFVISLAVSDLFVAVLVMPWKAMSEVAGCWIFGSFCDTWIAFDIMCSTASILNLCIISMDRYWAISSPFRYERKMTQRFAFVMIGVAWTLSILISFIPVQLNWHKAEEENATGNEMNEIEDCNASLNSTYAISSSLISFYIPVVIMVGTYTRIYRIAQTQIRRISSLERAVEHAQNNQQATEQTNSFKITFKKETKVLKTLSIIMGVFVFCWLPFFVVNCIVPFCDINDVGDRLCVSNTTFNMFVWFGWANSSLNPVIYAFNADFRKAFSTILGCNRYCSSSTVEAVNFSNELVSYHHDTTLQRDTNITPSAHCAQRQPVVSHGEGLDVPFDKVSIISDVSRHPRNLILPATLQFECEAEISLDMMPFPSTGPSECCVIPGQIEDM from the coding sequence ATGGAGAAATCTGACAACCAAACCGCAGGTGCTGAAACGGACAGCTCCGGGCGCAGCGTCCGTGCGCTCACCGGCTGCGTCCTGTTCATCCTAATCGTTTCAACGCTTCTTGGGAATACACTCGTTTGCGCCGCGGTGATCAAATTTAGACACCTTCGATCTAAAGTTACCAACTTTTTTGTCATCTCGTTGGCGGTATCAGATCTATTCGTGGCCGTTCTTGTGATGCCGTGGAAGGCTATGTCTGAGGTGGCCGGATGCTGGATCTTCGGCAGCTTCTGTGATACCTGGATAGCTTTTGACATCATGTGCTCCACCGCGTCAATTCTCAATCTTTGTATAATAAGTATGGACAGATACTGGGCAATTTCGAGTCCTTTTCGATATGAGCGTAAAATGACCCAGAGGTTTGCCTTCGTTATGATCGGAGTGGCATGGACCCTCTCCATTCTTATCTCCTTCATTCCAGTTCAGCTCAATTGGCACAAAGCAGAGGAGGAAAATGCTACAGGGAACGAGATGAATGAAATCGAGGACTGCAACGCAAGCTTGAATAGCACATATGCCATATCTTCCTCATTGATCAGTTTTTACATTCCCGTCGTTATTATGGTTGGCACTTACACCCGGATCTACCGGATTGCGCAAACCCAGATCCGGAGGATATCATCGCTGGAGAGAGCGGTGGAACACGCGCAGAACAATCAGCAAGCAACCGAGCAAACAAACTCTTTTAAAATAACTTTTAAAAAAGAAACGAAAGTTTTAAAGACACTTTCTATCATTATGGGAGTTTTTGTATTTTGCTGGTTACCTTTTTTCGTGGTCAACTGCATCGTACCTTTTTGTGACATCAATGATGTTGGTGATCGCCTGTGCGTAAGTAACACCACGTTTAACATGTTTGTGTGGTTTGGGTGGGCCAACTCATCGTTAAACCCAGTCATATACGCATTTAATGCTGATTTCAGGAAAGCATTCTCCACCATTCTGGGCTGCAATAGATACTGCTCCAGTTCTACTGTAGAAGCTGTCAATTTCAGCAACGAGTTGGTGTCTTACCACCACGACACTACGCTCCAGAGAGACACAAATATCACACCCTCTGCGCACTGTGCTCAACGCCAGCCCGTGGTCTCACACGGTGAAGGCTTGGACGTACCGTTTGACAAAGTCTCCATTATCTCGGATGTTTCACGTCACCCAAGAAACCTTATCCTGCCTGCAACACTGCAGTTTGAATGTGAAGCAGAAATATCCTTAGACATGATGCCTTTTCCCTCAACTGGGCCCAGTGAGTGCTGTGTGATTCCAGGTCAAATTGAGGATATGTGA